The Episyrphus balteatus chromosome 4, idEpiBalt1.1, whole genome shotgun sequence genome includes a window with the following:
- the LOC129919986 gene encoding uncharacterized protein LOC129919986 has translation MSQCNLRSDVDSKHKIVKYKSVKVKDSLTQIGPSLNNLSMVKNHKDSHFRVTTPEKQKNSDKHSLNAYRKSPKLDLGACKKYDVLSNLESRSLPKEKSTHTFQKKNNIEKEIKPRSIFTQKSQNSPQFILTTPRNDINIDSQISKNSGSPHTNRKTPERTASSILRHARLSKEILEHVKKHRPSPKTKTKMKFKGTQPVEKLLLKANGKLVQSVNDVNRNLNFSKKRLEIKQNVSIYNRDTYVIVNPEPTKSTRSKQDRSTSKSNNSTETSNLQNVKTIRPNVIDDSTYVCPDNSEENEYLLLPYVPNSSEERENRAELKNRNSLYEESSLESVQVLEDVSSDESMKPSLRKEKHPMACESHHDPQRNVDGEQNVSQTTNKSEYMSHRLEKTWESHIIRKGLRSSKFETSHYIPVKDLTEYPSQFNHKSYPKQYSRQKNELKTMPLSPKRNHAQIRDTSKLLVSNQGLQPSKIVGRQRNVLTQYTSDKNITRDQFHKSDSINSNFRQENLSQKRNVLNITPSLKQNQDTEKLVSTHSFLDQNHRKGQSFTVYPERNSFEDSLLNTNFEDTSDAESEISVSKLSQQNETEEKCLDEELFQHSSPVNTSKSSLKDVFEQKEVLYPKRSQDYEKNAFKTFPLEKLTKEEPGPGAIFKTPVLTNSETENKKLSNSHAIEATVGNDKFQQDTQQINNKEKIRNSEDSSLTTVFGKPRTKLTYSDNELIQEKIFKQGPYDLKSKSFCHQSNTKVPKKNAKIDQPQITKWKKEHHNKRPLLVHKEQIDSQESELTTSTKASELKFTSKGTVDKTDLVQVLLPIEARKNDTRKSPPLSESKISTKNLFYKIEPEPISQKSSSLASISVENSFAIDKRENSELGAISGAYSNDHDLLTNTSPVYKRKETSKESQTIHLKSESNHNASKKVKANYTQKYDSKLGAVPKTKTREDDFNLKSRFNKSSLSPRAPQFDHTKFKSHQNAYINTSKSQSTLDLVDLETVPKTSISTKGMSLNLDTDLDKDKPEAQKEFEKKPSDKEISTLRSKPSGSELGAIPKVNQRDFKFVANSSSLSLCALPTMNKDFTRKLPHSYTELNHSIGETFLEHKSNQLLHKEEQLEANDKNYKDDLTESQFKIYKATEHLPRDDIKQSVSQEKHEKLIQGQPTVKTNKSSSDQYSELFLNQKDEVKNSIRTSQSKFKQNLIFSIPSKPAAKKLQVKSSTGVFGTAKRDSNDISSGRKFSSISAFNLKKEIKNEIPTKIDKFHISNQIKPNILYSNKLSSFPEPEEGRTSSVIVNAELSNNQTENKMNERFDQNSLKSRDGSRLNETNEKVVNSEDHIFLSDTFNVNIPIEGVSLEVSDLIQHLQNRVKDCDQNVKNHLKTLEKLKTNCKNVESEEKKEEMTTVGDLKDMTAEEPLTREDYFQSDINGENSCHCIFCGEVQTTLDDSEEIPSFTGCDCMKEDYYDIMRIAYNK, from the exons atgagTCAATGCAACTTAAGAAGTGATGTTgattcaaaacacaaaatagtcAAATATAAAAGCGTTAAAGTGAAAGATTCTTTAACACAAATTGGACCATCGCTTAATAATTTATCTATGGTAAAAAATCATAAAGATTCACATTTTAGGGTTACTACACCAGAGAAACAAAAGAACTCCGATAAGCATTCTTTAAATGCTTATAGAAAGTCTCCGAAGTTAGACTTAGGGGCTTGTAAGAAATACGACGTTCTTTCAAATTTGGAAAGTAGATCATTACCTAAAGAAAAGTCCACTCATAccttccaaaagaaaaacaatattgAGAAAGAGATCAAACCAAGAAGTATTTTTACTCAAAAGTCTCAGAACTCACCTCAATTTATACTCACCACACCAAGAAATGATATAAATATTGACAgccaaatatcaaaaaattcagGATCACCACATACGAACAGAAAAACACCAGAACGAACAGCGAGTTCGATACTAAGACATGCTAGATTGTCTAAAGAAATATTGGAGCACGTAAAAAAACATAGACCTtctccaaaaacaaaaacgaaaatgaaatttaaaggaACTCAACCCGTGGAAAAATTGCTCTTAAAAGCTAACGGGAAATTAGTACAATCTGTAAATGATGTCaatcgaaacttaaatttttctaaaaagagattggaaataaaacaaaatgtttccATCTACAATCGTGATACATACGTTATAGTTAACCCCGAACCTACTAAAAGTACTCGCTCTAAGCAAGATAGAAGCACCTCAAAAAGTAACAACTCTACTGAGACTTCAAACttacaaaatgtcaaaaccatAAGACCAAATGTCATCGATGACAGTACTTATGTTTGTCCTGATAATTCTGAAGAAAACGAATATTTACTTCTTCCTTATGTTCCTAATAGCAGCGAGGAAAGAGAGAATAGAGCTGAGTTAAAAAATCGGAATAGTCTTTATGAAGAAAGTTCTCTAGAGTCTGTACAAGTTTTGGAGGACGTATCAAGTGACGAATCTATGAAACCATCACTAAGGAAAGAAAAACACCCAATGGCTTGCGAGTCACATCATGACCCCCAAAGAAATGTCGATGGAGAACAAAATGTATCACAAACTACTAATAAATCGGAATACATGTCACATAGATTGGAAAAAACCTGGGAGTCTCATATTATTCGCAAGGGGCTCAGAAGCTCAAAGTTTGAAACTTCTCATTATATCCCCGTTAAGGATTTGACAGAGTATCCATCACAATTCAATCACAAAAGCTATCCGAAACAATACTCTCGacagaaaaatgaattaaaaactatgCCCCTAAGCCCGAAACGCAATCATGCACAAATACGAGATACCTCAAAATTATTGGTATCAAATCAAGGTCTTCAACCAAGTAAAATAGTAGGTAGGCAACGAAATGTTTTGACACAATACACATCAGATAAAAATATCACAAGGGATCAGTTCCATAAGAGTGATTCAATTAATAGTAATTTCAGACAAGAAAATCTATCGCAAAAACGAAATGTCCTTAACATTACTCCGagtttaaaacaaaaccaaGATACTGAAAAATTGGTTTCAACACATTCATTTTTAGACCAAAACCATAGGAAGGGTCAGTCGTTTACAGTCTATCCAGAAAGGAATAGTTTCGAAGATAGCTTGCTGAATACGAATTTCGAAGATACTAGCGATGCAGAGAGTGAAATTTCTGTCTCTAAACTATCGCAGCAAAACGAAACGGAAGAAAAATGCTTAGACGAAGAACTTTTTCAACATTCCAGTCCAGTAAACACGTCAAAATCCTCACTGAAGGATGTTTTCGAACAAAAAGAAGTACTCTACCCAAAACGCTCACAAGATTATGAAAAGAATGCATTCAAAACGTTTCCTTTAGAGAAACTAACCAAAGAAGAACCCGGCCCGGGCGCCATTTTCAAAACACCTGTTTTGACAAATTctgaaacagaaaacaaaaagctgtcaaattcacatgCAATAGAAGCTACAGTTGGAAATGATAAATTTCAACAAGACACTCAGCAAAtcaacaacaaagaaaaaattagaaattcgGAAGACTCGAGTTTGACAACAGTTTTTGGGAAACCTAGAACAAAATTAACATACTCCGATAACGAATtgattcaagaaaaaatttttaaacaagggCCATATGATTTGAAATCAAAATCATTTTGTCATCAATCGAACACCAAAGTGCCGAAAAAGAATGCTAAGATAGATCAACCGCAGATAACGAAATGGAAGAAAGAGCACCACAACAAACGCCCATTACTTGTACATAAAGAGCAAATAGATTCACAAGAGAGTGAATTGACAACATCAACAAAGGCATCTGAATTAAAGTTCACTTCAAAAGGTACTGTTGATAAAACAGACTTAGTTCAGGTTTTATTACCTATCGAAGCAAGAAAAAATGACACTCGAAAATCTCCACCACTAAGTGAATCGAAAATATCaactaaaaacttattttataagATTGAACCAGAACCAATTTCCCAAAAGAGTTCTTCACTAGCCAGTATATCTGTTGAAAACAGCTTTGCAATAGACAAACGTGAAAATTCTGAGTTGGGCGCCATATCAGGAGCTTATTCTAATGACCATGATTTGCTTACCAATACATCGCCTGTGTACAAACGTAAAGAAACCTCAAAAGAAAGTCAAACAATTCATTTAAAATCCGAATCCAACCATAATGCTTCCAAAAAAGTTAAAGcaaattacacacaaaaatacgATTCAAAATTAGGAGCCGTTCCGAAAACGAAAACAAGGGAAGATGATTTTAATCTCAAATCGAGGTTTAATAAAAGCAGTCTTTCACCAAGAGCTCCACAATTTGATCATACGAAATTCAAATCGCATCAAAATGCTTATATAAATACTTCAAAGTCACAATCAACACTTGACCTTGTAGATTTGGAAACCGTTCCGAAAACAAGTATTTCAACAAAAGGAATGTCTTTGAATCTTGACACAGACCTGGACAAGGACAAACCAGAAGCACAAAAAGAGTTTGAGAAGAAACCTTCTGATAAGGAAATTTCAACACTTCGATCAAAACCAAGTGGTTCGGAATTGGGCGCCATTCCAAAAGTGAATCAAAGAGATTTCAAATTTGTAGCAAACTCAAGTTCTCTTTCATTATGTGCTCTACCAACAATGAATAAGGACTTTACTCGAAAGTTACCACATAGCTACACAGAATTAAATCACTCTATTGGAGAAACATTCTTAGAGCATAAATCAAACCAATTACTACATAAGGAGGAACAACTGGAAGCAAATGATAAAAACTACAAAGACGATTTAACAGAatctcaatttaaaatttataaggcAACAGAACATCTTCCTCGAGATGATATAAAACAATCAGTCTCTCaggaaaaacatgaaaaattaattCAGGGACAACCCACAGTAAAAACTAACAAATCTTCAAGTGATCAGTATtcagaattatttttgaatcaaaaagATGAAGTAAAAAATAGTATCCGGACCtcacaatcaaaatttaagcaaaatttaatattttcaataccATCTAAACCAGCAGCTAAAAAACTACAAGTTAAGTCATCAACCGGCGTATTTGGTACAGCTAAACGAGATTCAAATGACATATCATCTGGACgcaaatttagttcaatttcggctttcaatttgaaaaaag AGATAAAAAATGAGATCCCAACAAAAATagacaaatttcatatttccAACCAAATTAAGCCAAACATACTCTATTCAAATAAGCTAAGTTCATTTCCAGAACCTGAAGAAGGGCGGACATCATCTGTCATTGTTAATGCAGAACTGTCAAATAATCAGACTGAAAATAAGATGAATGAGAGATTCGATCAGAACTCTTTAAAAAGCAGGGATGGTAGTAGATTAAATGAAACAAACGAAAAAGTAGTCAACAGTGAAGACCACATTTTTCTCTCTGACACTTTTAATGTAAATATCCCTATCGAAGGTGTTTCGCTAGAGGTTTCAGATTTAATACAACACTTGCAAAATCGGGTTAAGGATTGTgatcaaaatgtcaaaaatcatttaaaaacattggaaaaacttaaaacaaattgCAAAAATGTTGAGTCAgaagaaaagaaagaagaaatgACAACAGTAGGAGATTTGAAAGATATGACAGCTGAAGAACCGTTAACTAGAGAAGATTATTTCCAAAGTGACATAAATGGAGAAAATAGCT GTCATTGCATTTTCTGCGGAGAAGTTCAAACAACCCTAGATGATTCAGAGGAAATACCATCATTTACTGGTTGTGATTGTATGAAAGAAGATTATTACGATATTATGCGAATAGCTTACAACAAAtaa
- the LOC129918160 gene encoding spermine oxidase — protein sequence MSKLTAKIVVIGAGASGIAAATKLLQSGFQNVIILEAEDRIGGRIYTIPFGENVVDLGAQWCHGEKANVIYEMVEHMNLLDTNGTIYDDYKSIRSNKEVLSDSVNDALKSIVFGTQESRFEELIGYEGSFGTYLTEKFYKELQRPEFDSIDRVVAKEFFENYKKNECSTEASDSLFEVSSPGHLEYWGCDGDLLLNWKDKGFVKFLQILMKSSESSELGILDGRVKLNRRVERIIWDPSGKAKILIKNWNGELIKADHVICTTSLGVLKENHSKMFSPQLPEPKLCAIEGLNLGTVDKFFLEFDQPFGPEDWSSFCLLWTEKDLEELRNSHRFWLENVFGFFKVPYQPIIIAGWIIGSNARHMETQPEDEVLEGIMWLLQKFLSFNVPMPKNFLRTQWYSNPNFRGSYTFRSMLTEELKTGANDLTEPLAAPNGMPILQFAGEATSPHYYSTVHGAVESGWREAQRLINYYSTKLSQL from the coding sequence ATGAGTAAGCTGACAGCAAAAATTGTTGTGATCGGCGCTGGCGCTTCAGGAATAGCAGCTGCAACTAAACTTCTACAATCTGGTTTCCAGAATGTCATCATTTTAGAAGCTGAAGATCGTATTGGTGGGCGCATTTATACAATTCCATTTGGTGAAAATGTTGTCGATTTAGGCGCGCAATGGTGTCACGGTGAGAAGGCAAATGTCATTTACGAAATGGTCGAGCATATGAATCTCTTAGACACAAACGGAACTATATACGATGATTataaaagcattcgatcgaatAAAGAAGTTCTGTCAGATTCAGTAAATGATGCGTTAAAATCGATTGTCTTTGGTACACAAGAGAGTCGATTTGAAGAGCTCATTGGTTATGAGGGTTCTTTTGGAACTTATCTCACAGAGAAATTCTACAAAGAACTCCAGAGACCAGAGTTTGACAGTATTGACAGGGTAGTGGCTAAGGAATTCTTCGAAAACTATAAGAAGAATGAATGTTCGACTGAAGCATCTGACAGTTTATTCGAAGTCTCCAGTCCTGGACACTTGGAATATTGGGGCTGTGATGGAGACTTGCTGTTGAATTGGAAAGATAAGGGTTTTGTAAAGTTCCTACAAATTCTAATGAAGTCATCTGAATCAAGTGAGCTAGGGATACTTGATGGACGAGTAAAATTGAATAGAAGAGTCGAAAGAATAATCTGGGATCCAAGTGGAAAGGCAAAAATACTCATCAAAAACTGGAATGGGGAACTCATCAAAGCCGATCATGTTATCTGCACTACGTCCCTGGGTGTTCTGAAAGAGAACCACTCAAAAATGTTCAGTCCACAATTACCGGAGCCAAAATTGTGTGCAATAGAAGGTTTAAATCTAGGAACAGTTGATAAGTTTTTCCTAGAGTTCGATCAACCTTTTGGACCAGAAGACTGGTCCAGTTTCTGTCTCCTCTGGACAGAGAAAGACCTCGAGGAACTTCGAAATTCTCATCGTTTTTGGTTGGAGAATGTCTTTGGTTTCTTTAAAGTCCCCTATCAGCCAATTATCATAGCCGGTTGGATTATTGGATCGAATGCACGTCACATGGAAACCCAGCCCGAGGATGAAGTATTAGAAGGAATAATGTGGCTATTGCAGAAATTTCTTTCATTTAATGTTCCAATGCCAAAAAATTTCCTACGAACTCAATGGTATAGCAATCCAAATTTCAGAGGTTCATATACATTTCGTTCGATGTTGACTGAAGAGCTAAAGACTGGAGCTAATGATCTGACAGAACCACTTGCTGCCCCAAATGGAATGCCAATTTTGCAATTTGCCGGTGAAGCAACTAGCCCACATTATTACTCAACAGTTCATGGTGCTGTGGAGAGTGGTTGGCGGGAAGCACAACGCCTGATAAATTATTACTCAACTAAACTATCGCAGCTTTGA